In Chryseobacterium oranimense, a single window of DNA contains:
- a CDS encoding AraC family transcriptional regulator: MKKNIKNIRFDQEKAPYGCELLELEALFKRLTTWTYFGKTERIHFFSVMIITEGKGRHFVDFKEYKLEEGSILFIAPGQIQQYESNPQYKGYMLIFTEYFFHKQVNELTFLNQSSIFDITLPNALVKPDPETFSKIMQLLLLLQEEFSSSYELSKKESLQKLTSLFLIYSERQKQRDSNAVTNNHYLSQYYHFKQLLETYFSKERSVDFYASLMAITPKTLNRITRSAIQKSAKEFIDSRVIIEIKRLLLFEKLSIKEIAYSLNFNEPTNLVKYFKKHTGETPTSYKG, translated from the coding sequence TTGAAAAAAAACATTAAAAATATAAGGTTTGATCAGGAGAAAGCACCTTATGGCTGCGAACTCCTAGAACTGGAAGCTTTGTTTAAAAGGCTGACTACCTGGACCTATTTTGGTAAAACAGAACGGATCCATTTCTTTAGTGTGATGATTATTACAGAAGGAAAAGGCAGACATTTTGTGGATTTTAAGGAGTATAAGCTTGAAGAAGGAAGTATTTTATTTATTGCTCCCGGGCAGATTCAGCAATATGAAAGTAATCCCCAATACAAGGGATACATGCTGATATTTACGGAATATTTCTTTCATAAGCAGGTGAATGAGCTTACTTTCCTCAACCAGTCATCTATATTTGATATTACGCTTCCCAATGCTCTGGTAAAACCCGATCCGGAAACGTTTTCCAAGATCATGCAGCTTCTGCTTTTGCTGCAGGAAGAGTTTTCATCTTCTTATGAGCTTTCTAAAAAGGAAAGTTTACAGAAACTGACCAGCTTGTTTCTTATTTATTCAGAGCGCCAAAAACAGAGGGACAGCAATGCTGTTACCAATAACCACTATTTGTCCCAATATTATCACTTTAAGCAATTGCTTGAGACCTATTTTTCAAAAGAGCGGAGTGTAGATTTTTATGCTTCCCTTATGGCCATTACTCCCAAAACATTAAACAGGATCACTCGGTCTGCTATTCAGAAATCTGCAAAGGAGTTCATTGACAGCAGGGTCATCATTGAAATAAAACGGCTTTTGTTATTTGAAAAATTAAGTATAAAAGAGATTGCATATTCCCTGAATTTTAACGAACCTACCAATCTTGTTAAGTATTTCAAAAAGCATACAGGAGAAACTCCTACGTCATATAAAGGATAG
- a CDS encoding nucleoid-associated protein, which yields MFSKIIVHRVGNKINGESLTLSQEELKLEEGMAELLEDYFLGSFKSEETFNFYSDTYLVNNPVYSSVSEIFEDKAKFLWESENIAKHLFEAAENPRVQGGELFIVLFEEESDRPDKVDKIGIFKTEKRESFLKISPQEETFNIEKDQGIGLSKIDKAALIYNNNKETGYVLSVVDNNKNGDMYYWFEDFLKVKQRDDEYFHTQEALMVYKDYITKQLPQEFEVSKADQADFLNKSINFFKEKEEFKLDDFANEVLGDQHVIESFVNFKTDYEQDMQVNIAEEFPISEAAVKKTQRHFKSIIKLDKNFHIYIHGDRQKLEMGEDDKGKYYRLYFDKEV from the coding sequence ATGTTTTCAAAAATTATAGTACACAGAGTAGGAAATAAAATCAACGGAGAATCTTTAACACTGTCTCAGGAAGAGCTGAAGCTGGAAGAAGGAATGGCAGAGCTGCTTGAAGATTATTTTTTAGGTTCTTTTAAATCGGAAGAAACCTTCAATTTTTACAGCGACACCTATCTGGTTAATAATCCGGTTTACAGTTCCGTGTCCGAAATCTTTGAAGATAAAGCAAAATTCCTTTGGGAATCTGAAAATATTGCAAAACATCTTTTTGAGGCGGCTGAAAATCCAAGGGTTCAGGGTGGAGAATTGTTTATCGTTCTTTTTGAAGAAGAAAGCGACCGCCCGGATAAAGTTGATAAAATAGGAATCTTTAAAACAGAAAAAAGAGAATCTTTCCTGAAAATTTCACCTCAGGAAGAAACTTTTAACATTGAAAAAGACCAGGGAATAGGCCTGTCTAAAATTGACAAGGCAGCTTTAATCTATAACAATAACAAAGAAACAGGATATGTACTTTCCGTGGTTGACAATAACAAAAACGGAGATATGTACTACTGGTTCGAGGATTTCCTGAAAGTAAAGCAGCGTGACGATGAATATTTCCACACCCAGGAAGCTCTGATGGTTTACAAAGATTATATCACCAAGCAGCTCCCTCAGGAGTTTGAAGTTTCAAAAGCGGATCAGGCTGACTTTTTAAATAAATCCATCAATTTTTTCAAAGAAAAGGAAGAATTCAAATTGGATGATTTTGCCAATGAAGTATTGGGAGACCAGCACGTGATTGAAAGCTTTGTGAACTTCAAAACAGATTATGAGCAGGATATGCAGGTAAATATTGCCGAAGAATTCCCGATCAGTGAAGCGGCTGTAAAGAAAACCCAGCGCCATTTCAAAAGCATCATTAAACTGGATAAAAACTTCCATATATACATTCACGGAGACAGGCAGAAGCTTGAAATGGGAGAGGACGACAAGGGAAAATACTACAGACTTTACTTCGATAAAGAGGTGTAA
- a CDS encoding succinate dehydrogenase/fumarate reductase iron-sulfur subunit translates to MDLHLKIWRQKDKQSEGKLVSYDLRELNPHMSFLEMLDTLNEKLITEGDEPVEFDHDCREGICGQCGMMINGIAHGPLKNTTTCQLHLRSFRDGETVLIEPFRSEAFPVKKDLKVDRSAFDRIISSGGFVSVNTGQAPDATAIAVTHQTAEEAFDSAACIGCGACVATCKNGSAALFTSAKITHMVLLPQGKEERNKRVLDMVTQMDKELFGHCSNTEACEVECPQGISVLNIARMNYEYSRALFFRQKAK, encoded by the coding sequence ATGGATTTACATCTTAAGATATGGAGACAGAAAGACAAACAGAGTGAGGGAAAACTGGTCAGTTATGATCTGAGAGAACTGAATCCCCACATGTCTTTCCTGGAAATGCTGGATACTTTAAATGAGAAATTAATTACTGAAGGTGATGAGCCTGTAGAATTCGATCACGACTGCCGTGAAGGAATCTGTGGACAGTGCGGCATGATGATCAATGGAATTGCTCACGGCCCTTTAAAAAATACAACGACATGCCAGCTTCATTTACGATCTTTCAGAGACGGTGAAACGGTTTTGATAGAACCTTTCCGTTCCGAAGCTTTCCCCGTTAAGAAGGACCTTAAGGTAGACCGGTCGGCTTTTGACAGAATTATTTCTTCCGGCGGATTCGTATCAGTCAATACGGGACAGGCTCCGGATGCCACAGCCATTGCAGTTACCCATCAGACTGCTGAAGAAGCTTTTGATTCCGCAGCCTGCATTGGATGTGGAGCCTGCGTTGCCACCTGCAAAAACGGAAGTGCTGCTTTATTTACCTCTGCAAAAATTACTCACATGGTTCTTCTTCCACAAGGTAAAGAGGAAAGAAATAAACGGGTTCTGGATATGGTTACCCAGATGGATAAAGAATTATTCGGGCACTGCTCCAATACGGAAGCCTGTGAAGTAGAGTGTCCTCAGGGAATTTCTGTATTGAATATCGCAAGAATGAATTACGAATATAGCAGGGCATTATTCTTCAGACAAAAGGCTAAATAG
- a CDS encoding fumarate reductase/succinate dehydrogenase flavoprotein subunit — protein sequence MILNSKIPEGPLEQKWDNYKKKARLVNPANRKKLDVIVVGTGLAGSSIAASLGEMGYNVKSFCFQDSPRRAHSVAAQGGVNAAKNYKNDGDSVYRMFVDTLKGGDFRAREANVYRMAECSLNLIDQSVAQGVPFGREYGGYLNNRSFGGVQVSRTFYARGQTGQQLLLGAYQALMRQVGKGTVQLYSRHEMLDLVMIDGKARGIIVRNLDTGEIERHAAHAVVLATGGYGKIYYLSTLAMGCNGSAIWRAHKKGALMASPSWIQVHPTSLPQSGDYQSKLTLMSESLRNDGRIWVPSKADETRPPNEIPEEERDYYLERRYPAFGNLAPRDISSRAAKERIDAGFGIGPLKNAVYLDFSKAIREQGKEKIQEKYGNLFDMYLKITGYNAYNEPMMISPSAHFSMGGLWVDYELMTTIPGLFALGEANFADHGANRLGANSLLQASVDGYFIAPYTIANYLADEIHTGKISPESPEFETAENNVKQQIQGFMNIKGTKTVDYFHKTLGKLLYDYCGLARNEEGLKYAIGEIRKLKQEFYRDVRVSGQGDKMNSELEKAGRVADYFEIGELMCYDALTRNESCGAHFREEFQTPDGEALRNDAEYQFISAWAWAGENKEPELIKEPLIFEEIQPTVRSYK from the coding sequence ATGATCTTAAATTCAAAAATACCGGAAGGCCCGCTGGAACAGAAATGGGACAACTATAAAAAGAAAGCCAGGCTCGTTAATCCTGCCAACCGTAAAAAGCTGGACGTTATTGTAGTTGGTACAGGACTGGCAGGAAGTTCAATCGCAGCTTCTCTGGGCGAAATGGGTTACAATGTAAAATCATTCTGCTTCCAGGACAGCCCGAGAAGGGCTCATTCTGTAGCAGCACAGGGAGGTGTGAATGCGGCTAAAAATTATAAAAATGACGGCGACAGTGTCTACAGAATGTTCGTAGATACTTTAAAAGGCGGAGATTTCAGAGCCCGTGAAGCTAATGTATACCGTATGGCAGAATGTTCTTTAAACCTCATTGACCAGTCTGTAGCACAAGGCGTTCCCTTCGGACGTGAATATGGAGGTTATCTTAACAACCGTTCTTTCGGAGGGGTTCAGGTGAGCCGGACGTTTTATGCGAGAGGACAGACAGGACAACAGCTGCTTCTGGGAGCATATCAAGCGTTGATGAGACAAGTTGGTAAAGGAACAGTACAGCTGTATTCCAGACATGAAATGCTTGATCTCGTCATGATCGATGGTAAAGCAAGAGGTATTATTGTAAGAAATCTTGACACCGGAGAAATTGAAAGACACGCAGCACATGCAGTGGTTCTGGCAACCGGAGGTTATGGAAAGATTTACTACCTCTCCACCCTGGCAATGGGATGTAATGGTTCCGCCATCTGGCGTGCCCACAAAAAAGGAGCTTTAATGGCTTCCCCGAGCTGGATTCAGGTACATCCTACCTCTCTTCCCCAGTCAGGAGATTATCAGTCTAAATTAACCCTGATGTCAGAATCATTACGAAATGACGGAAGAATCTGGGTTCCTTCAAAAGCGGATGAAACCAGACCTCCTAATGAAATTCCGGAAGAAGAAAGAGATTATTATCTGGAACGCCGGTACCCCGCTTTTGGAAATCTTGCACCGAGAGATATTTCTTCCCGTGCTGCCAAAGAAAGAATTGATGCCGGTTTCGGAATCGGACCTTTAAAGAATGCTGTTTATCTTGATTTTTCCAAAGCGATCAGAGAGCAGGGAAAGGAAAAGATTCAGGAGAAATACGGAAATTTATTTGACATGTATCTTAAAATCACAGGATACAACGCCTATAATGAACCGATGATGATCTCCCCTTCTGCACACTTCTCAATGGGTGGGCTTTGGGTAGATTATGAGCTGATGACTACCATTCCGGGGCTTTTTGCTTTGGGAGAGGCTAATTTTGCGGATCACGGAGCCAACAGATTGGGAGCTAACTCGCTTCTTCAGGCTTCCGTAGACGGATATTTCATTGCTCCTTATACGATTGCCAATTATCTTGCTGATGAAATTCACACCGGAAAAATCTCACCCGAAAGCCCGGAGTTTGAAACTGCAGAAAATAATGTGAAACAGCAGATTCAGGGGTTCATGAACATTAAAGGAACCAAAACCGTTGATTATTTCCACAAAACACTAGGAAAACTTTTATATGATTACTGCGGGCTGGCCAGGAACGAAGAAGGCCTGAAATATGCCATCGGAGAAATCAGGAAATTAAAGCAGGAATTTTATAGAGATGTCAGGGTTTCAGGACAGGGAGACAAAATGAATTCGGAACTTGAAAAAGCAGGCCGTGTAGCTGATTATTTCGAGATCGGAGAACTGATGTGCTACGATGCTTTAACCCGAAATGAATCCTGTGGGGCCCATTTCAGGGAAGAATTCCAAACTCCGGATGGTGAGGCGCTGAGAAATGATGCAGAATACCAATTTATTTCCGCATGGGCATGGGCAGGAGAAAACAAAGAACCTGAACTGATTAAAGAACCGCTGATTTTTGAAGAAATACAGCCTACGGTAAGAAGCTACAAATAA
- a CDS encoding succinate dehydrogenase cytochrome b subunit: protein MLSTLSRKMLMCLTGLFLSFFLLIHFLGNLQLFLPPDQAHLQFNAYSHFLSGNILIKMVSYVLYASIILHALDGLMITLKNKKSGGSYQSDRRGRASKWASRNMGILGTLILIFLVIHFQNFWYVYKFGNPPLDSNGNKDLYILVVTVFKEWWYVIIYVISMIALCYHLIHGIHSAARTLGLYHPKFVKWFKTAGIVYSVIISAGFALMPIYVFFTTN, encoded by the coding sequence ATGCTGTCAACCTTGTCAAGAAAAATGCTGATGTGCCTTACAGGACTTTTCCTGAGCTTTTTCCTGCTGATTCATTTCCTGGGAAACCTTCAGCTGTTTCTTCCACCGGATCAGGCCCATCTTCAGTTTAATGCCTATTCGCATTTTCTATCCGGAAATATTCTGATCAAAATGGTTTCGTATGTTCTGTATGCAAGTATTATTCTTCATGCCCTGGACGGACTTATGATTACTTTAAAAAATAAAAAATCGGGAGGCAGCTACCAGTCGGACAGACGTGGAAGAGCCAGTAAATGGGCTTCCCGAAATATGGGAATTCTCGGTACGCTGATTCTGATCTTTCTGGTGATTCACTTTCAGAATTTCTGGTATGTGTACAAATTCGGAAACCCTCCGTTGGATAGCAACGGAAACAAGGATCTTTATATTCTTGTGGTAACGGTTTTCAAAGAATGGTGGTATGTCATTATTTATGTGATTTCAATGATTGCGTTATGCTATCACCTGATTCACGGGATCCACAGTGCAGCCAGAACTCTGGGATTATACCATCCTAAATTTGTAAAATGGTTCAAAACCGCCGGGATTGTTTATTCAGTGATCATCAGTGCAGGTTTCGCACTGATGCCCATTTATGTATTCTTTACTACCAATTAA
- a CDS encoding anion permease gives MKEINIKNVAITFVVALIIWFIPAPEGVAENAWHLFAIFAATILGIILKAAPMGTMCMMAIGFTALTQVVAPGDAGKSITKALSGFGDKVIWLIGISFFIARGFIKTGLGNRIAFLFIRVFGKSSLGLAYGLGLADVCLAPAIPSNTARGGGIIYPIMKSMAISFDSVPEKPETHRKLGSFMTLNSYYMNLIASSMFLTGTASNPMCQKFAANLGIDITWMSWAAAGFVPGAVAFFVVPLVLYKLYPPELKKTGDAPKMAAEKLKEMGPISRNEWLMLLAFFILLALWIFGGALSIDATTTAFIGLTLLLLTSVLTWEDVKGEKGAWDTIVWFAVLVMMASSLNELGFIGWFSNLIKVQIGGLSWQVAFPVIIVVYFFSHYIFASATAHVAAMYAALLGVGVSLGIPPMLLAMMLGFIGSIYGVLTHYGHGPAPVFYGSGYVELKAWWLRGLEIGIVLLIIYMVVGGLWMKVLGYY, from the coding sequence ATGAAAGAAATTAATATCAAAAACGTAGCGATTACATTTGTTGTTGCGTTAATCATATGGTTCATTCCTGCTCCGGAGGGTGTTGCAGAGAATGCCTGGCATCTGTTTGCTATCTTTGCGGCAACTATTTTAGGAATCATTCTTAAAGCCGCTCCAATGGGCACCATGTGTATGATGGCCATTGGCTTTACAGCCCTTACACAGGTAGTAGCTCCAGGAGATGCAGGAAAATCTATTACCAAAGCGCTTTCCGGTTTTGGAGATAAAGTAATCTGGCTCATCGGGATTTCGTTCTTTATTGCCAGAGGATTTATCAAAACCGGATTGGGAAACCGTATTGCCTTCTTATTCATCAGAGTTTTTGGTAAAAGCTCATTGGGATTAGCGTACGGATTAGGACTTGCTGATGTTTGTCTGGCCCCTGCTATTCCAAGTAATACAGCAAGAGGCGGTGGAATTATCTACCCGATTATGAAATCTATGGCCATAAGCTTTGATTCCGTTCCTGAAAAACCGGAAACCCATAGAAAACTGGGATCATTCATGACTTTGAACAGCTACTACATGAACCTCATCGCCTCTTCTATGTTCCTTACCGGGACAGCGAGTAACCCGATGTGTCAGAAATTTGCGGCTAATCTTGGTATTGATATTACCTGGATGTCATGGGCCGCAGCAGGTTTTGTTCCGGGTGCAGTAGCCTTCTTTGTCGTTCCTTTAGTGTTATACAAATTATATCCGCCTGAACTGAAAAAAACAGGTGATGCCCCTAAAATGGCCGCAGAGAAATTAAAAGAAATGGGGCCTATCTCCAGAAACGAATGGCTGATGCTATTGGCATTCTTCATTCTGTTAGCCCTTTGGATATTTGGTGGGGCACTTTCCATTGATGCAACAACTACAGCATTTATCGGATTAACATTATTACTGCTAACCTCAGTATTAACCTGGGAGGATGTAAAAGGTGAAAAAGGTGCATGGGATACTATCGTTTGGTTCGCCGTACTGGTGATGATGGCCAGCTCTTTAAATGAATTGGGATTCATTGGCTGGTTCAGTAATCTTATTAAGGTACAAATTGGAGGTTTGAGCTGGCAGGTGGCCTTCCCGGTTATTATTGTAGTTTATTTCTTCAGTCACTATATTTTTGCCAGTGCTACCGCTCACGTAGCTGCCATGTATGCTGCATTATTGGGTGTAGGGGTTTCTTTAGGAATTCCTCCTATGCTACTGGCAATGATGCTCGGTTTCATAGGATCTATTTATGGAGTATTAACTCATTACGGGCACGGGCCGGCTCCGGTATTCTATGGAAGCGGATATGTCGAACTGAAAGCCTGGTGGCTGAGAGGTCTTGAAATAGGAATCGTATTGCTGATCATCTATATGGTAGTCGGAGGACTCTGGATGAAAGTTTTAGGATATTATTAA
- a CDS encoding OprO/OprP family phosphate-selective porin — translation MAFFSIQKKSLILCMLACGLSAYAQNQDSLKTTPPPQEEDNVKYPQLQIKGLFQARYLVGMSKDVDVNGLHHTDGSGTDNNFMLKYMRVQVRAQISKRTEVVVLANLADFKNDPKSRVLENAYLKYTFNPKLAITVGQFRPWFGIEETYPIDIIKSLDWSNQYTEFGKLGWTSFQIGMSATGQLQLGEIPFQYAVSLVNGNGKNQINDNDNGKQYSTRLVFGLSKKYHFNVGLNGGTGEVFSKKVYALGVDLSSLIQFDPKWSLDMQLEAKQATNHVLYNSIAPELRPDNPDQYLIRGAYFLPNLRYEINHKNLSAFELSCRYEYLDTNFRMASNPRQTITPMFGLEFLKNYGARIQLGVQFDRYKHQVENTSQYNNNLFIVQVQSRF, via the coding sequence ATGGCCTTTTTTTCGATTCAAAAGAAAAGCCTGATCCTGTGCATGCTGGCCTGCGGGTTATCTGCTTATGCGCAAAATCAGGATTCTCTGAAGACCACACCTCCTCCACAGGAAGAAGACAATGTAAAATATCCACAGCTGCAGATCAAAGGCCTTTTTCAGGCTCGTTATCTTGTAGGCATGAGCAAAGATGTAGATGTAAACGGGCTTCATCATACGGACGGTTCCGGAACGGATAATAATTTCATGCTTAAATACATGAGGGTTCAGGTTCGGGCACAGATCAGTAAACGTACTGAAGTGGTTGTTTTGGCCAATCTTGCCGATTTTAAAAACGATCCCAAAAGCAGAGTTCTTGAAAATGCTTACCTGAAATATACGTTCAATCCCAAATTAGCAATTACCGTTGGACAGTTCAGACCATGGTTCGGTATTGAAGAAACTTATCCTATTGACATTATTAAATCTTTAGACTGGTCTAATCAATATACAGAATTCGGGAAACTGGGCTGGACAAGTTTCCAGATCGGGATGTCTGCCACAGGACAGCTTCAACTGGGAGAAATACCTTTCCAATATGCAGTTTCTTTAGTGAATGGAAACGGGAAAAATCAAATCAACGATAATGACAACGGGAAACAGTATTCTACCCGTCTTGTTTTTGGATTATCAAAAAAATACCATTTCAATGTAGGTTTGAATGGAGGTACCGGGGAAGTTTTCAGCAAAAAAGTATATGCTCTGGGAGTGGATTTGAGTTCATTGATTCAGTTTGATCCAAAATGGAGCCTGGATATGCAGCTGGAAGCCAAACAGGCAACCAACCATGTTCTGTACAATTCCATTGCCCCTGAACTGCGTCCTGATAATCCTGATCAGTATCTTATCCGCGGTGCTTATTTCCTTCCGAATCTTAGGTATGAGATCAATCATAAAAATCTGAGTGCTTTTGAATTGTCCTGCCGATACGAATATCTTGATACCAATTTCAGAATGGCTTCCAACCCAAGACAGACGATTACCCCGATGTTCGGATTGGAATTCCTGAAAAACTACGGCGCAAGAATTCAACTGGGAGTACAGTTCGACCGTTACAAGCATCAGGTGGAAAATACATCACAATACAACAATAATCTATTCATTGTTCAGGTGCAAAGTAGATTTTAA
- a CDS encoding linear amide C-N hydrolase, whose translation MKKFPLILFSLILSIGLWNPSEACTRVVYKGPQNTVITARSMDWRDEIPANLWVLPKGIDRNGLVGPKSVKWTAKYGSLVSSSWDIASADGMNEKGLVANLLWLGESQYPKFDGKGSKKGIAISLWAQYYLDNFATVKEAVEFSRKEPFVIVSDYIPGTERFTTVHLSISDASGDNAVFEYIDGKLVIHHDPSYTVMTNSPVFEEQLALNNYWKGIPGTVMLPGTNRAADRFVRASYYINAIPQTADTRTAIASVFSVIRNCSVPYGITSATEPNISSTRWRSVSDQKNLVYYFETVFTPNTFWVDLKDFDLSSKGKVMKLDLSNNNTYNGKSNANFKESAPFTFLGLK comes from the coding sequence ATGAAAAAGTTCCCATTAATTTTATTTTCCCTTATCCTTTCCATAGGATTATGGAATCCATCAGAAGCCTGTACAAGGGTCGTTTACAAAGGTCCCCAGAATACCGTTATCACAGCCCGTTCTATGGATTGGCGTGATGAAATTCCTGCCAACTTATGGGTTCTGCCCAAAGGAATAGACCGCAACGGATTGGTAGGTCCGAAATCTGTAAAATGGACTGCTAAATACGGAAGTCTTGTAAGCTCTTCCTGGGATATTGCTTCAGCCGACGGAATGAACGAAAAAGGATTAGTTGCCAACCTGCTTTGGCTGGGAGAATCCCAATATCCAAAATTTGATGGTAAAGGAAGTAAAAAAGGGATTGCGATTTCATTATGGGCACAATACTATCTTGATAATTTTGCTACAGTAAAAGAAGCTGTAGAATTCTCACGAAAAGAACCATTCGTTATTGTAAGTGATTATATTCCGGGAACAGAAAGATTTACAACCGTTCATCTTTCCATTTCGGATGCTTCGGGAGACAACGCAGTATTTGAATATATTGACGGGAAACTGGTTATTCATCATGATCCGTCTTATACGGTAATGACCAACTCTCCTGTTTTTGAAGAACAGCTGGCGTTAAACAATTACTGGAAAGGTATTCCGGGAACCGTGATGCTTCCGGGAACAAACCGTGCTGCAGATCGTTTCGTACGAGCTTCTTACTACATCAATGCAATTCCTCAGACTGCAGATACCCGTACAGCAATAGCCAGTGTCTTCAGCGTTATCAGAAACTGTTCCGTTCCTTACGGAATCACCTCTGCGACAGAACCTAATATTTCGTCAACAAGATGGCGCTCTGTTTCTGATCAGAAAAATCTGGTATATTATTTTGAAACAGTTTTCACGCCAAATACCTTTTGGGTAGATCTTAAAGATTTTGATCTTAGTTCTAAAGGTAAAGTAATGAAACTGGATCTGAGTAATAATAATACTTACAACGGAAAATCCAATGCAAATTTCAAAGAATCTGCACCGTTCACCTTTTTAGGATTAAAATAA